From Salvelinus namaycush isolate Seneca chromosome 27, SaNama_1.0, whole genome shotgun sequence, the proteins below share one genomic window:
- the LOC120022486 gene encoding zinc finger protein 384-like isoform X1, with protein sequence MEDSHFNSSYFWSPVPTVQGQIENAMFLNKMKEQLGPDNKGSPSFSHSSHYPAAVLTMDTGGRVVPKQEGGVGGVQLNALGGHLHQPHTSQNITVVPVQSTGIMTAAGLVITTPQGTLVSQPTSTQSFVPGPPANTMIVSALHPTNTESSQHSSLYFYSHNKKEDLVIPPVVMPTPGKRGRKKKSMMQRAGANLPPGSDALILAHLAAGGQHHTADHYDLSNDEDEHGNKDGTKSYRCRMCAVTFFSKSDMQIHAKSHTEAKPHKCPHCSKSFANSSYLSQHIRIHSGAKPYTCSFCQKTFRQLSHLQQHTRNHTEGKPHKCPHCSKSFANSSYLAQHIRIHSGAKPYTCSFCQKTFRQLSHLQQHHRIHTGDRPYKCIHPGCEKAFTQLSNLQSHRRQHNKDKPYKCHNCNRGYTDAASLEVHLSTHTVKHAKLYSCGLCNRAYTSETYLMKHMRKHNPDPLTVAAAVAAQQAQGHTPGGAGRGRGRGRGGGGPGGAGQNPGQNQPQNPNNPQQGSYPQTEGVPCPFDLHQYKTVSVTDLSAHKDLCLTVSTSAIQVEHMNS encoded by the exons ATTGAAAACGCCATGTTCCTGAACAAGATGAAGGAGCAGTTGGGTCCGGACAATAAGGGTTCTCCGTCTTTCTCTCACTCCTCGCACTATCCCGCCGCCGTGCTCACCATGGACACGGGAGGCCGGGTGGTGCCCAAACAGGAAGGTGGAGTCGGTGGCGTCCAACTGAACGCCTTAGGCGGTCACCTGCACCAGCCGCACACCTCACAGAATATCACGGTGGTGCCCGTCCAGTCCACGGGCATCATGACGGCAG cggGGCTAGTGATAACCACTCCCCAAGGCACCCTGGTCTCTCAACCCACCTCCACACAATCTTTCGTGCCCGGACCCCCTGCCAACACCATGATAGTGTCCGCACTACACCCCACAAACACAG AGAGCAGCCAgcactcctctctctacttctacAGCCACA ACAAGAAAGAGGATTTGGTCATCCCTCCTGTTGTCATGCCAACGCCCGGGAAGCGTGGCAGGAAGAAGAAGTCGATGATGCAGAGGGCTGGCGCCAACCTCCCCCCAGGAAGTGATGCGCTGATTCTGGCACACCTGGCTGCTGGGGGGCAG CACCACACTGCCGACCATTATGACTTATCAAATGATGAGGATGAGCATGGGAACAAAGATGGGACCAAATCATACAG GTGCCGCATGTGTGCGGTGACGTTCTTCAGCAAGTCGGACATGCAGATCCACGCCAAGTCTCACACGGAGGCCAAGCCGCACAAGTGCCCCCACTGCTCCAAGTCGTTTGCCAACTCCAGCTACCTGTCCCAGCACATCCGCATCCACAGCGGGGCCAAGCCCTACACCTGCTCCTTCTGCCAGAAAACATTCAGGCAGCTCAGTCACTTACAGCAGCACACACG AAACCACACTGAGGGCAAACCGCACAAGTGTCCCCACTGCTCCAAATCGTTCGCCAACTCCAGCTACCTGGCCCAGCACATCCGCATCCACAGCGGGGCCAAGCCCTACACCTGCTCCTTCTGCCAGAAAACATTCAGGCAGCTCAGTCACTTACAGCAGCACCACAG GATCCACACTGGGGACCGACCTTACAAGTGCATCCATCCTGGCTGTGAGAAAGCGTTCACACAGCTGTCCAACTTGCAG TCTCACCGCCGGCAGCACAACAAAGACAAGCCGTACAAGTGCCACAACTGCAACCGCGGTTACACAGACGCGGCCAGTCTGGAGGTGCACCTGTCCACTCACACGGTCAAACACGCCAAGCTCTACTCCTGTGGCCTGTGCAACCGCGCCTACACCTCG gagaCCTACCTGATGAAACACATGCGGAAGCACAACCCTGACCCCCTCACAGTGGCGGCTGCCGTCGCCGCCCAGCAGGCCCAGGGTCACACTCCTGGAGGAGCGGGCAGGGGGAGGGGTCGTGGCAGAGGAGGCGGTGGTCCCGGAGGGGCGGGTCAGAACCCAGGGCAGAACCAGCCCCAGAACCCCAACAACCCTCAGCAAGGCAGCTACCCGCAGACGGAGGGTGTGCCGTGCCCCTTCGACCTGCACCAGTACAAGACGGTCAGTGTCACCGACCTGTCGGCCCATAAGGACCTCTGCCTGACCGTGTCCACCTCAGCCATTCAGGTGGAGCACATGAACTCATAG
- the LOC120022486 gene encoding zinc finger protein 384-like isoform X5 → MEDSHFNSSYFWSPVPTVQGQIENAMFLNKMKEQLGPDNKGSPSFSHSSHYPAAVLTMDTGGRVVPKQEGGVGGVQLNALGGHLHQPHTSQNITVVPVQSTGIMTAAGLVITTPQGTLVSQPTSTQSFVPGPPANTMIVSALHPTNTESSQHSSLYFYSHNKKEDLVIPPVVMPTPGKRGRKKKSMMQRAGANLPPGSDALILAHLAAGGQHHTADHYDLSNDEDEHGNKDGTKSYRCRMCAVTFFSKSDMQIHAKSHTEAKPHKCPHCSKSFANSSYLSQHIRIHSGAKPYTCSFCQKTFRQLSHLQQHTRIHTGDRPYKCIHPGCEKAFTQLSNLQSHRRQHNKDKPYKCHNCNRGYTDAASLEVHLSTHTVKHAKLYSCGLCNRAYTSETYLMKHMRKHNPDPLTVAAAVAAQQAQGHTPGGAGRGRGRGRGGGGPGGAGQNPGQNQPQNPNNPQQGSYPQTEGVPCPFDLHQYKTVSVTDLSAHKDLCLTVSTSAIQVEHMNS, encoded by the exons ATTGAAAACGCCATGTTCCTGAACAAGATGAAGGAGCAGTTGGGTCCGGACAATAAGGGTTCTCCGTCTTTCTCTCACTCCTCGCACTATCCCGCCGCCGTGCTCACCATGGACACGGGAGGCCGGGTGGTGCCCAAACAGGAAGGTGGAGTCGGTGGCGTCCAACTGAACGCCTTAGGCGGTCACCTGCACCAGCCGCACACCTCACAGAATATCACGGTGGTGCCCGTCCAGTCCACGGGCATCATGACGGCAG cggGGCTAGTGATAACCACTCCCCAAGGCACCCTGGTCTCTCAACCCACCTCCACACAATCTTTCGTGCCCGGACCCCCTGCCAACACCATGATAGTGTCCGCACTACACCCCACAAACACAG AGAGCAGCCAgcactcctctctctacttctacAGCCACA ACAAGAAAGAGGATTTGGTCATCCCTCCTGTTGTCATGCCAACGCCCGGGAAGCGTGGCAGGAAGAAGAAGTCGATGATGCAGAGGGCTGGCGCCAACCTCCCCCCAGGAAGTGATGCGCTGATTCTGGCACACCTGGCTGCTGGGGGGCAG CACCACACTGCCGACCATTATGACTTATCAAATGATGAGGATGAGCATGGGAACAAAGATGGGACCAAATCATACAG GTGCCGCATGTGTGCGGTGACGTTCTTCAGCAAGTCGGACATGCAGATCCACGCCAAGTCTCACACGGAGGCCAAGCCGCACAAGTGCCCCCACTGCTCCAAGTCGTTTGCCAACTCCAGCTACCTGTCCCAGCACATCCGCATCCACAGCGGGGCCAAGCCCTACACCTGCTCCTTCTGCCAGAAAACATTCAGGCAGCTCAGTCACTTACAGCAGCACACACG GATCCACACTGGGGACCGACCTTACAAGTGCATCCATCCTGGCTGTGAGAAAGCGTTCACACAGCTGTCCAACTTGCAG TCTCACCGCCGGCAGCACAACAAAGACAAGCCGTACAAGTGCCACAACTGCAACCGCGGTTACACAGACGCGGCCAGTCTGGAGGTGCACCTGTCCACTCACACGGTCAAACACGCCAAGCTCTACTCCTGTGGCCTGTGCAACCGCGCCTACACCTCG gagaCCTACCTGATGAAACACATGCGGAAGCACAACCCTGACCCCCTCACAGTGGCGGCTGCCGTCGCCGCCCAGCAGGCCCAGGGTCACACTCCTGGAGGAGCGGGCAGGGGGAGGGGTCGTGGCAGAGGAGGCGGTGGTCCCGGAGGGGCGGGTCAGAACCCAGGGCAGAACCAGCCCCAGAACCCCAACAACCCTCAGCAAGGCAGCTACCCGCAGACGGAGGGTGTGCCGTGCCCCTTCGACCTGCACCAGTACAAGACGGTCAGTGTCACCGACCTGTCGGCCCATAAGGACCTCTGCCTGACCGTGTCCACCTCAGCCATTCAGGTGGAGCACATGAACTCATAG
- the LOC120022486 gene encoding zinc finger protein 384-like isoform X2, which produces MEDSHFNSSYFWSPVPTVQGQIENAMFLNKMKEQLGPDNKGSPSFSHSSHYPAAVLTMDTGGRVVPKQEGGVGGVQLNALGGHLHQPHTSQNITVVPVQSTGIMTAAGLVITTPQGTLVSQPTSTQSFVPGPPANTMIVSALHPTNTDKKEDLVIPPVVMPTPGKRGRKKKSMMQRAGANLPPGSDALILAHLAAGGQHHTADHYDLSNDEDEHGNKDGTKSYRCRMCAVTFFSKSDMQIHAKSHTEAKPHKCPHCSKSFANSSYLSQHIRIHSGAKPYTCSFCQKTFRQLSHLQQHTRNHTEGKPHKCPHCSKSFANSSYLAQHIRIHSGAKPYTCSFCQKTFRQLSHLQQHHRIHTGDRPYKCIHPGCEKAFTQLSNLQSHRRQHNKDKPYKCHNCNRGYTDAASLEVHLSTHTVKHAKLYSCGLCNRAYTSETYLMKHMRKHNPDPLTVAAAVAAQQAQGHTPGGAGRGRGRGRGGGGPGGAGQNPGQNQPQNPNNPQQGSYPQTEGVPCPFDLHQYKTVSVTDLSAHKDLCLTVSTSAIQVEHMNS; this is translated from the exons ATTGAAAACGCCATGTTCCTGAACAAGATGAAGGAGCAGTTGGGTCCGGACAATAAGGGTTCTCCGTCTTTCTCTCACTCCTCGCACTATCCCGCCGCCGTGCTCACCATGGACACGGGAGGCCGGGTGGTGCCCAAACAGGAAGGTGGAGTCGGTGGCGTCCAACTGAACGCCTTAGGCGGTCACCTGCACCAGCCGCACACCTCACAGAATATCACGGTGGTGCCCGTCCAGTCCACGGGCATCATGACGGCAG cggGGCTAGTGATAACCACTCCCCAAGGCACCCTGGTCTCTCAACCCACCTCCACACAATCTTTCGTGCCCGGACCCCCTGCCAACACCATGATAGTGTCCGCACTACACCCCACAAACACAG ACAAGAAAGAGGATTTGGTCATCCCTCCTGTTGTCATGCCAACGCCCGGGAAGCGTGGCAGGAAGAAGAAGTCGATGATGCAGAGGGCTGGCGCCAACCTCCCCCCAGGAAGTGATGCGCTGATTCTGGCACACCTGGCTGCTGGGGGGCAG CACCACACTGCCGACCATTATGACTTATCAAATGATGAGGATGAGCATGGGAACAAAGATGGGACCAAATCATACAG GTGCCGCATGTGTGCGGTGACGTTCTTCAGCAAGTCGGACATGCAGATCCACGCCAAGTCTCACACGGAGGCCAAGCCGCACAAGTGCCCCCACTGCTCCAAGTCGTTTGCCAACTCCAGCTACCTGTCCCAGCACATCCGCATCCACAGCGGGGCCAAGCCCTACACCTGCTCCTTCTGCCAGAAAACATTCAGGCAGCTCAGTCACTTACAGCAGCACACACG AAACCACACTGAGGGCAAACCGCACAAGTGTCCCCACTGCTCCAAATCGTTCGCCAACTCCAGCTACCTGGCCCAGCACATCCGCATCCACAGCGGGGCCAAGCCCTACACCTGCTCCTTCTGCCAGAAAACATTCAGGCAGCTCAGTCACTTACAGCAGCACCACAG GATCCACACTGGGGACCGACCTTACAAGTGCATCCATCCTGGCTGTGAGAAAGCGTTCACACAGCTGTCCAACTTGCAG TCTCACCGCCGGCAGCACAACAAAGACAAGCCGTACAAGTGCCACAACTGCAACCGCGGTTACACAGACGCGGCCAGTCTGGAGGTGCACCTGTCCACTCACACGGTCAAACACGCCAAGCTCTACTCCTGTGGCCTGTGCAACCGCGCCTACACCTCG gagaCCTACCTGATGAAACACATGCGGAAGCACAACCCTGACCCCCTCACAGTGGCGGCTGCCGTCGCCGCCCAGCAGGCCCAGGGTCACACTCCTGGAGGAGCGGGCAGGGGGAGGGGTCGTGGCAGAGGAGGCGGTGGTCCCGGAGGGGCGGGTCAGAACCCAGGGCAGAACCAGCCCCAGAACCCCAACAACCCTCAGCAAGGCAGCTACCCGCAGACGGAGGGTGTGCCGTGCCCCTTCGACCTGCACCAGTACAAGACGGTCAGTGTCACCGACCTGTCGGCCCATAAGGACCTCTGCCTGACCGTGTCCACCTCAGCCATTCAGGTGGAGCACATGAACTCATAG
- the LOC120022486 gene encoding zinc finger protein 384-like isoform X4, which yields MEDSHFNSSYFWSPVPTVQGQIENAMFLNKMKEQLGPDNKGSPSFSHSSHYPAAVLTMDTGGRVVPKQEGGVGGVQLNALGGHLHQPHTSQNITVVPVQSTGIMTADKKEDLVIPPVVMPTPGKRGRKKKSMMQRAGANLPPGSDALILAHLAAGGQHHTADHYDLSNDEDEHGNKDGTKSYRCRMCAVTFFSKSDMQIHAKSHTEAKPHKCPHCSKSFANSSYLSQHIRIHSGAKPYTCSFCQKTFRQLSHLQQHTRNHTEGKPHKCPHCSKSFANSSYLAQHIRIHSGAKPYTCSFCQKTFRQLSHLQQHHRIHTGDRPYKCIHPGCEKAFTQLSNLQSHRRQHNKDKPYKCHNCNRGYTDAASLEVHLSTHTVKHAKLYSCGLCNRAYTSETYLMKHMRKHNPDPLTVAAAVAAQQAQGHTPGGAGRGRGRGRGGGGPGGAGQNPGQNQPQNPNNPQQGSYPQTEGVPCPFDLHQYKTVSVTDLSAHKDLCLTVSTSAIQVEHMNS from the exons ATTGAAAACGCCATGTTCCTGAACAAGATGAAGGAGCAGTTGGGTCCGGACAATAAGGGTTCTCCGTCTTTCTCTCACTCCTCGCACTATCCCGCCGCCGTGCTCACCATGGACACGGGAGGCCGGGTGGTGCCCAAACAGGAAGGTGGAGTCGGTGGCGTCCAACTGAACGCCTTAGGCGGTCACCTGCACCAGCCGCACACCTCACAGAATATCACGGTGGTGCCCGTCCAGTCCACGGGCATCATGACGGCAG ACAAGAAAGAGGATTTGGTCATCCCTCCTGTTGTCATGCCAACGCCCGGGAAGCGTGGCAGGAAGAAGAAGTCGATGATGCAGAGGGCTGGCGCCAACCTCCCCCCAGGAAGTGATGCGCTGATTCTGGCACACCTGGCTGCTGGGGGGCAG CACCACACTGCCGACCATTATGACTTATCAAATGATGAGGATGAGCATGGGAACAAAGATGGGACCAAATCATACAG GTGCCGCATGTGTGCGGTGACGTTCTTCAGCAAGTCGGACATGCAGATCCACGCCAAGTCTCACACGGAGGCCAAGCCGCACAAGTGCCCCCACTGCTCCAAGTCGTTTGCCAACTCCAGCTACCTGTCCCAGCACATCCGCATCCACAGCGGGGCCAAGCCCTACACCTGCTCCTTCTGCCAGAAAACATTCAGGCAGCTCAGTCACTTACAGCAGCACACACG AAACCACACTGAGGGCAAACCGCACAAGTGTCCCCACTGCTCCAAATCGTTCGCCAACTCCAGCTACCTGGCCCAGCACATCCGCATCCACAGCGGGGCCAAGCCCTACACCTGCTCCTTCTGCCAGAAAACATTCAGGCAGCTCAGTCACTTACAGCAGCACCACAG GATCCACACTGGGGACCGACCTTACAAGTGCATCCATCCTGGCTGTGAGAAAGCGTTCACACAGCTGTCCAACTTGCAG TCTCACCGCCGGCAGCACAACAAAGACAAGCCGTACAAGTGCCACAACTGCAACCGCGGTTACACAGACGCGGCCAGTCTGGAGGTGCACCTGTCCACTCACACGGTCAAACACGCCAAGCTCTACTCCTGTGGCCTGTGCAACCGCGCCTACACCTCG gagaCCTACCTGATGAAACACATGCGGAAGCACAACCCTGACCCCCTCACAGTGGCGGCTGCCGTCGCCGCCCAGCAGGCCCAGGGTCACACTCCTGGAGGAGCGGGCAGGGGGAGGGGTCGTGGCAGAGGAGGCGGTGGTCCCGGAGGGGCGGGTCAGAACCCAGGGCAGAACCAGCCCCAGAACCCCAACAACCCTCAGCAAGGCAGCTACCCGCAGACGGAGGGTGTGCCGTGCCCCTTCGACCTGCACCAGTACAAGACGGTCAGTGTCACCGACCTGTCGGCCCATAAGGACCTCTGCCTGACCGTGTCCACCTCAGCCATTCAGGTGGAGCACATGAACTCATAG
- the LOC120022486 gene encoding zinc finger protein 384-like isoform X3 codes for MFLNKMKEQLGPDNKGSPSFSHSSHYPAAVLTMDTGGRVVPKQEGGVGGVQLNALGGHLHQPHTSQNITVVPVQSTGIMTAAGLVITTPQGTLVSQPTSTQSFVPGPPANTMIVSALHPTNTESSQHSSLYFYSHNKKEDLVIPPVVMPTPGKRGRKKKSMMQRAGANLPPGSDALILAHLAAGGQHHTADHYDLSNDEDEHGNKDGTKSYRCRMCAVTFFSKSDMQIHAKSHTEAKPHKCPHCSKSFANSSYLSQHIRIHSGAKPYTCSFCQKTFRQLSHLQQHTRNHTEGKPHKCPHCSKSFANSSYLAQHIRIHSGAKPYTCSFCQKTFRQLSHLQQHHRIHTGDRPYKCIHPGCEKAFTQLSNLQSHRRQHNKDKPYKCHNCNRGYTDAASLEVHLSTHTVKHAKLYSCGLCNRAYTSETYLMKHMRKHNPDPLTVAAAVAAQQAQGHTPGGAGRGRGRGRGGGGPGGAGQNPGQNQPQNPNNPQQGSYPQTEGVPCPFDLHQYKTVSVTDLSAHKDLCLTVSTSAIQVEHMNS; via the exons ATGTTCCTGAACAAGATGAAGGAGCAGTTGGGTCCGGACAATAAGGGTTCTCCGTCTTTCTCTCACTCCTCGCACTATCCCGCCGCCGTGCTCACCATGGACACGGGAGGCCGGGTGGTGCCCAAACAGGAAGGTGGAGTCGGTGGCGTCCAACTGAACGCCTTAGGCGGTCACCTGCACCAGCCGCACACCTCACAGAATATCACGGTGGTGCCCGTCCAGTCCACGGGCATCATGACGGCAG cggGGCTAGTGATAACCACTCCCCAAGGCACCCTGGTCTCTCAACCCACCTCCACACAATCTTTCGTGCCCGGACCCCCTGCCAACACCATGATAGTGTCCGCACTACACCCCACAAACACAG AGAGCAGCCAgcactcctctctctacttctacAGCCACA ACAAGAAAGAGGATTTGGTCATCCCTCCTGTTGTCATGCCAACGCCCGGGAAGCGTGGCAGGAAGAAGAAGTCGATGATGCAGAGGGCTGGCGCCAACCTCCCCCCAGGAAGTGATGCGCTGATTCTGGCACACCTGGCTGCTGGGGGGCAG CACCACACTGCCGACCATTATGACTTATCAAATGATGAGGATGAGCATGGGAACAAAGATGGGACCAAATCATACAG GTGCCGCATGTGTGCGGTGACGTTCTTCAGCAAGTCGGACATGCAGATCCACGCCAAGTCTCACACGGAGGCCAAGCCGCACAAGTGCCCCCACTGCTCCAAGTCGTTTGCCAACTCCAGCTACCTGTCCCAGCACATCCGCATCCACAGCGGGGCCAAGCCCTACACCTGCTCCTTCTGCCAGAAAACATTCAGGCAGCTCAGTCACTTACAGCAGCACACACG AAACCACACTGAGGGCAAACCGCACAAGTGTCCCCACTGCTCCAAATCGTTCGCCAACTCCAGCTACCTGGCCCAGCACATCCGCATCCACAGCGGGGCCAAGCCCTACACCTGCTCCTTCTGCCAGAAAACATTCAGGCAGCTCAGTCACTTACAGCAGCACCACAG GATCCACACTGGGGACCGACCTTACAAGTGCATCCATCCTGGCTGTGAGAAAGCGTTCACACAGCTGTCCAACTTGCAG TCTCACCGCCGGCAGCACAACAAAGACAAGCCGTACAAGTGCCACAACTGCAACCGCGGTTACACAGACGCGGCCAGTCTGGAGGTGCACCTGTCCACTCACACGGTCAAACACGCCAAGCTCTACTCCTGTGGCCTGTGCAACCGCGCCTACACCTCG gagaCCTACCTGATGAAACACATGCGGAAGCACAACCCTGACCCCCTCACAGTGGCGGCTGCCGTCGCCGCCCAGCAGGCCCAGGGTCACACTCCTGGAGGAGCGGGCAGGGGGAGGGGTCGTGGCAGAGGAGGCGGTGGTCCCGGAGGGGCGGGTCAGAACCCAGGGCAGAACCAGCCCCAGAACCCCAACAACCCTCAGCAAGGCAGCTACCCGCAGACGGAGGGTGTGCCGTGCCCCTTCGACCTGCACCAGTACAAGACGGTCAGTGTCACCGACCTGTCGGCCCATAAGGACCTCTGCCTGACCGTGTCCACCTCAGCCATTCAGGTGGAGCACATGAACTCATAG